In Streptomyces nojiriensis, one genomic interval encodes:
- a CDS encoding uroporphyrinogen-III synthase gives MDDTNTGPLAGFTVGVTAARRADELIALLRRRGAAVLHAPALRIVPLADDSELLAATKELIGCAPDVVVATTAIGFRGWIEAADGWGVGEELLERLRAAELLARGPKVKGAIRAAGLVETWSPDSESLAEVLQRLLTDGVDGRRIALQLHGEPLPGFVEALRAGGAEVVVVPVYRWMAPEDLGPLDRLLDAMIGGAVDAVSFTSAPAAASLLSRAEERGLREAVLDALRGRLLSACVGPVTALPLQAHGVDTVQPERFRLGPLVQLLCQELPGRARVLPVAGHRVEIRGHAVLVDAQLRPVPPAGMALLRALARRPGWVVSRAELLRALPGAGRDEHAVETAMARLRVALGAPNLIQTVVKRGYRLSLDAGGEAKYGELPADSVTARGVLG, from the coding sequence ATGGACGACACGAACACCGGCCCGCTCGCGGGCTTCACCGTCGGGGTCACGGCCGCCCGGCGCGCGGACGAGCTCATCGCACTGCTGCGCCGCCGCGGGGCGGCGGTGCTGCACGCGCCGGCGCTGCGGATCGTGCCGCTCGCCGACGACAGCGAGCTGCTGGCCGCGACGAAGGAACTGATCGGCTGCGCACCGGACGTGGTCGTGGCCACCACCGCCATCGGCTTCCGGGGGTGGATCGAGGCGGCCGACGGATGGGGCGTCGGCGAGGAACTCCTGGAGCGGCTGCGCGCCGCCGAACTGCTGGCGCGCGGACCGAAGGTGAAGGGCGCCATCCGGGCCGCCGGGCTCGTGGAGACCTGGTCCCCGGACTCCGAGTCGCTCGCCGAGGTACTGCAGCGGCTGCTGACGGACGGGGTGGACGGACGGCGGATCGCGCTCCAGCTGCACGGGGAGCCGCTGCCCGGCTTCGTCGAGGCGCTGCGGGCCGGCGGGGCCGAGGTGGTGGTGGTCCCGGTGTACCGGTGGATGGCGCCGGAGGACCTCGGGCCGCTTGACCGGCTGCTGGACGCGATGATCGGCGGCGCAGTGGACGCCGTCAGCTTCACCTCGGCGCCGGCGGCCGCCTCGCTGCTGTCCCGGGCCGAGGAGCGGGGGCTGCGGGAGGCCGTGCTGGACGCGCTGCGCGGCAGGCTGCTGTCCGCGTGCGTCGGCCCGGTGACCGCGCTGCCGCTGCAGGCGCACGGGGTGGACACGGTGCAGCCGGAGCGGTTCCGGCTGGGCCCGCTGGTGCAGTTGCTCTGCCAGGAACTGCCCGGCCGGGCCCGGGTGCTGCCGGTGGCCGGGCACCGGGTGGAGATCCGGGGGCACGCGGTCCTGGTGGACGCGCAGCTGCGGCCCGTACCGCCCGCCGGGATGGCCCTGCTGCGGGCGCTGGCCCGGCGGCCGGGCTGGGTGGTGTCCCGCGCGGAACTGCTGCGGGCGCTGCCGGGCGCGGGGCGCGACGAGCACGCCGTGGAGACGGCGATGGCCCGCCTCCGGGTGGCCCTCGGGGCCCCGAACCTGATCCAGACGGTGGTCAAGCGGGGGTACCGGCTGTCGCTGGACGCGGGCGGGGAGGCCAAGTACGGGGAGCTCCCGGCGGATTCGGTGACGGCCAGGGGTGTCCTCGGCTAG
- a CDS encoding nitrate/nitrite transporter produces MTGTTAPRKGGRWIERWDPEDETFWKETGERTARRNLVYSVFSEHIGFSIWSLWSVMVLFMGPAYGIDPAGKFFLIATATCVGAIVRVPYTFAVARFGGRNWTVVSALLLLAPTVAAIVVMEPGTSYGTFLVVAALTGVGGGNFASSMTNINAFFPLRKKGWALGLNAGGGNIGVPVVQLAGLLVIATAGAAHPRYLLAAYIPLIVTAAVLAAVRMDNLAPVRNDTGAVREALKDAHTWIMAFLYIGTFGSFIGYSFAFGLVLQTQFGRTPLQAASLTFMGPLLGSLIRPVGGALADRFGGARITLGTFVAMAAATGVVVFASQRSSLPVFLVGFVALFVLSGLGNGSTYKMIPGIFQAKALARGMSGESAAAYGRRLSGASMGLIGAVGALGGLGINLVFREAFRTSGSGTAAFVTFLGFYALCCAVTWAVYLRRPAAPVIHTVGVETKPQLTSV; encoded by the coding sequence ATGACCGGTACGACCGCACCGCGCAAGGGGGGCCGCTGGATCGAGCGGTGGGACCCCGAGGACGAGACCTTCTGGAAGGAGACCGGGGAGCGGACCGCCCGCCGCAACCTCGTCTACTCCGTGTTCTCCGAGCACATCGGCTTCTCCATCTGGTCGCTCTGGTCCGTGATGGTCCTCTTCATGGGACCGGCGTACGGGATCGACCCCGCCGGGAAGTTCTTCCTGATCGCGACAGCGACCTGCGTGGGCGCGATCGTACGGGTGCCGTACACCTTCGCCGTGGCCCGCTTCGGCGGCCGCAACTGGACCGTCGTCAGCGCACTGCTGCTGCTCGCGCCGACGGTCGCCGCGATCGTGGTGATGGAGCCCGGGACCTCCTACGGGACCTTCCTGGTCGTAGCGGCCCTCACCGGCGTCGGCGGCGGCAACTTCGCCTCCTCGATGACCAACATCAACGCCTTCTTCCCGCTGCGCAAGAAGGGCTGGGCGCTCGGCCTGAACGCCGGCGGCGGCAACATCGGCGTGCCCGTGGTGCAGCTGGCCGGGCTGCTGGTCATCGCGACCGCCGGGGCCGCGCACCCCCGGTACCTGCTGGCCGCCTACATCCCGCTGATCGTGACCGCGGCCGTCCTGGCGGCCGTACGGATGGACAACCTGGCGCCCGTGCGCAACGACACCGGCGCGGTCCGCGAGGCACTGAAGGACGCGCACACCTGGATCATGGCGTTCCTCTACATCGGCACGTTCGGGTCCTTCATCGGCTACAGCTTCGCCTTCGGCCTGGTGCTGCAGACCCAGTTCGGCCGCACCCCGCTCCAGGCCGCCTCGCTGACCTTCATGGGACCGCTGCTCGGCTCGCTGATCCGGCCGGTGGGCGGGGCGCTCGCGGACCGGTTCGGCGGGGCCCGGATCACCCTGGGGACGTTCGTGGCGATGGCGGCGGCCACCGGCGTGGTGGTGTTCGCCTCGCAGAGGTCCTCGCTGCCGGTCTTCCTCGTCGGGTTCGTGGCCCTGTTCGTACTGAGCGGGCTCGGCAACGGATCGACGTACAAGATGATCCCGGGCATCTTCCAGGCGAAGGCACTGGCGCGCGGCATGAGCGGCGAGAGCGCCGCCGCGTACGGGCGGCGGCTCTCCGGCGCCTCGATGGGACTCATCGGCGCGGTCGGCGCGCTCGGCGGACTCGGCATCAACCTGGTCTTCCGGGAGGCGTTCCGCACCTCCGGCTCCGGAACGGCGGCCTTCGTCACCTTCCTCGGCTTCTACGCCCTGTGCTGCGCGGTCACCTGGGCGGTATACCTTCGCCGCCCGGCGGCCCCGGTGATCCACACGGTCGGGGTCGAGACGAAACCGCAGCTCACGTCGGTGTAA
- a CDS encoding LysR family transcriptional regulator, with protein MMPRDVDPRLLRGFVAVAEELHFTRAAARLYVAQQALSRDVRRLEEALGTVLFVRTTRAVEPTPDGERLLPLARRVLAAHEAVAAAFAAPRPLLVDLNTDGPSTARTVLDRARELAPDCELMARWESGLTHAAAEIAAGRLDVSFGYADGLDPVWRSRIAHRPVRYEPLAVLLPEGHPLAGLAAVPLDALAGETVYAGAGNPRTLEWTGLARELFAGRGILMAPPAPVAIGKDEFSRVMAKTRNPVLVTVDFVDLPGSVKRPLVDPVPLSPLSMVWRKGLSHPGLEALHRAVAGLGGERGWLEVPPASWRPAALTGAPGGG; from the coding sequence ATGATGCCCCGTGACGTGGATCCCCGGCTGCTGCGCGGGTTCGTCGCGGTCGCCGAGGAACTGCACTTCACCCGAGCCGCCGCCCGCCTCTACGTCGCCCAGCAGGCGCTGAGCCGCGACGTACGGCGGCTCGAAGAGGCCCTCGGCACCGTGCTGTTCGTCCGTACGACCCGCGCCGTCGAGCCGACCCCCGACGGGGAGCGGCTGCTGCCGCTCGCCCGGCGGGTGCTGGCCGCGCACGAGGCGGTCGCCGCCGCCTTCGCCGCGCCCCGGCCCCTGCTCGTCGATCTGAACACCGACGGCCCGAGCACGGCGCGCACCGTGCTGGACCGGGCCCGGGAGCTGGCCCCGGACTGCGAGCTGATGGCCCGCTGGGAGAGCGGGCTGACCCACGCCGCCGCCGAGATCGCCGCCGGGCGCCTCGACGTCTCCTTCGGGTACGCCGACGGGCTGGACCCGGTATGGCGCTCGCGCATCGCGCACCGGCCCGTGCGCTACGAGCCGCTCGCCGTGCTGCTGCCCGAGGGGCACCCGCTGGCCGGGCTGGCGGCCGTACCGCTGGACGCGCTGGCCGGGGAGACCGTCTACGCGGGCGCCGGGAACCCGCGCACGCTGGAGTGGACGGGACTCGCGCGCGAGCTGTTCGCCGGGCGGGGGATCCTGATGGCGCCGCCCGCGCCGGTGGCCATCGGCAAGGACGAGTTCAGCCGGGTCATGGCCAAGACCCGCAATCCGGTGCTGGTGACCGTCGACTTCGTCGACCTGCCCGGGTCCGTCAAGCGGCCGCTGGTCGACCCCGTACCGCTCTCCCCGCTGTCCATGGTCTGGCGCAAGGGGCTCAGCCACCCCGGACTCGAAGCGCTGCACCGGGCCGTGGCCGGGCTCGGCGGCGAACGCGGCTGGCTGGAAGTACCCCCGGCGAGCTGGCGCCCGGCCGCGCTCACAGGTGCCCCCGGCGGCGGGTGA
- a CDS encoding MFS transporter: MAVTGSTLVLAAPPASPVPPVPPIPARTPPRPARPAGPLDPYRRLFALPGTRGFTAGNLLARLPMGMFGVSAVMMIAGQRGSYALAGAVTATGLAATALVGPWTARLIDRHGQARIAVPATLIAFLGSLSLVVCVRTGAPAWTLFASYAATATTPNIGGMSRARWTHLLRGDSKAHHTAMSFEQAADELCFMLGPVLAAFLCSVVLPEAGTLTAAALLLTGMLVFTSCRATQPPVKAGPRHGSPLRALGPLLPLFLATGVVFGSMEIASIAHLSALGLGAASGPVLALQAAGSCAAGLLYGTMRPRGLRTCLVAMAAAMALPWLAASTGSLVPLACALLLAGMATAPTMVTSMSRVHALIPEGRLNEGMTLAVTAIFAGISLGAATAGTLVDRLGPATAYALPAAAAVLALAATKVVPVSSTRDVP, encoded by the coding sequence ATGGCCGTCACCGGCAGCACGCTCGTCCTCGCCGCCCCGCCCGCCTCGCCCGTCCCGCCCGTCCCGCCGATCCCCGCCCGCACTCCCCCGCGCCCGGCGCGCCCGGCGGGTCCGCTGGACCCCTACCGGCGCCTGTTCGCGCTGCCCGGCACCCGCGGCTTCACCGCCGGGAACCTCCTCGCCCGCCTCCCCATGGGCATGTTCGGGGTCAGCGCGGTCATGATGATCGCCGGCCAGCGCGGCTCGTACGCCCTCGCCGGCGCGGTCACGGCGACCGGCCTGGCCGCCACCGCGCTGGTCGGGCCGTGGACCGCCCGGCTGATCGACCGGCACGGGCAGGCCCGGATCGCCGTCCCGGCCACCCTGATCGCGTTCCTCGGCTCGCTGTCCCTGGTCGTGTGCGTCCGTACCGGGGCACCGGCCTGGACCCTCTTCGCCTCGTACGCCGCGACCGCCACCACCCCCAACATCGGGGGCATGTCCCGCGCCCGCTGGACGCACCTGCTGCGCGGCGACTCGAAGGCGCACCACACCGCAATGTCCTTCGAACAGGCCGCCGACGAGCTCTGCTTCATGCTCGGCCCGGTCCTGGCGGCCTTCCTCTGCTCGGTCGTCCTCCCCGAGGCCGGCACCCTCACCGCGGCCGCCCTGCTGCTGACCGGCATGCTGGTCTTCACCTCCTGCCGCGCCACCCAGCCCCCGGTGAAGGCGGGTCCGCGCCACGGCTCACCGCTGCGCGCCCTCGGCCCGCTGCTGCCCCTCTTCCTCGCCACGGGCGTGGTCTTCGGCTCGATGGAGATCGCCTCGATCGCGCACCTCTCCGCCCTGGGGCTGGGCGCCGCCTCCGGCCCGGTGCTGGCCCTCCAGGCGGCGGGCTCCTGTGCGGCCGGCCTGCTCTACGGCACGATGCGCCCGCGCGGCCTGCGCACCTGCCTGGTCGCCATGGCCGCCGCGATGGCCCTGCCCTGGCTCGCGGCGAGCACGGGCTCGCTCGTCCCGCTGGCCTGCGCGCTGCTGCTGGCGGGCATGGCCACGGCTCCGACGATGGTGACGTCGATGTCCCGGGTCCACGCGCTCATCCCGGAGGGCCGCCTCAACGAGGGCATGACCCTCGCGGTCACCGCCATCTTCGCGGGCATCTCCCTGGGCGCGGCCACGGCCGGCACCCTGGTCGACCGCCTAGGCCCGGCGACCGCCTACGCCCTCCCGGCCGCGGCGGCCGTTCTCGCGCTCGCGGCCACGAAAGTCGTACCGGTTTCCAGTACCAGAGACGTACCATAA
- a CDS encoding type II toxin-antitoxin system Phd/YefM family antitoxin, which translates to MSISASEARATLFPLIERVNTDHAPVRITSKSGDAVLMSADDYDSWQETVYLLRSPANAQRLMEAVARDREGASTVVRTLDELRELAGGEE; encoded by the coding sequence ATGTCCATAAGCGCCAGCGAAGCCAGGGCGACCCTGTTCCCGCTGATCGAGCGCGTGAACACCGACCACGCCCCGGTGCGCATCACCTCCAAGAGCGGTGACGCGGTCCTCATGTCCGCCGACGACTACGACTCCTGGCAGGAGACCGTGTACCTCCTGCGCTCCCCCGCCAACGCCCAGCGATTGATGGAGGCCGTCGCGCGTGACCGCGAGGGTGCTTCCACCGTGGTCAGGACGCTGGACGAGCTGAGGGAGTTGGCCGGGGGCGAGGAGTGA
- a CDS encoding Txe/YoeB family addiction module toxin produces the protein MRSVHFDPAAWEDFLFWLSSDRKMARRITRLIGEIQRDPFTGIGKPEPLKGELTGYWSRRIDDEHRLVYRADDKEVKVLKARYHY, from the coding sequence GTGAGGAGCGTCCACTTCGACCCGGCCGCCTGGGAGGACTTCCTGTTCTGGCTCTCGTCGGACCGGAAGATGGCCCGACGGATCACCCGCCTGATCGGCGAGATCCAGCGGGACCCCTTCACCGGCATCGGCAAGCCCGAGCCGCTGAAGGGCGAGTTGACGGGCTACTGGTCCCGCCGCATCGACGACGAGCACCGCCTCGTGTACCGGGCCGACGACAAGGAAGTGAAGGTCCTCAAGGCGCGCTACCACTACTGA
- the smpB gene encoding SsrA-binding protein SmpB: MAKEKGRKLIAQNKKARHDYTIIDTYECGLVLTGTEVKSLRQGRASLVDGFVSVESGEAWLYNVHVPEYSQGTWTNHSARRKRKLLLHREEIDKLDSKTGETGNTIVPLSLYFKDGRAKVEIALAKGKKEYDKRQALREKQDTRETNRVISAVKRKERGQL, from the coding sequence ATGGCTAAGGAAAAAGGGCGCAAGCTGATCGCCCAGAACAAGAAGGCGCGGCACGACTACACGATCATCGACACCTACGAGTGCGGTCTCGTGCTCACGGGTACCGAGGTCAAGTCCCTGCGCCAGGGCCGTGCCTCGCTGGTGGACGGCTTCGTGTCGGTGGAGAGCGGCGAGGCCTGGCTCTACAACGTGCACGTACCGGAGTACAGCCAGGGCACCTGGACCAACCACAGCGCCCGCCGCAAGCGCAAGCTCCTCCTGCACCGCGAGGAGATCGACAAGCTGGACTCGAAGACCGGCGAGACGGGCAACACGATCGTGCCGCTCTCGCTGTACTTCAAGGACGGCCGGGCGAAGGTCGAGATCGCGCTGGCGAAGGGCAAGAAGGAGTACGACAAGCGCCAGGCCCTGCGTGAGAAGCAGGACACGCGCGAGACGAACCGGGTGATCTCGGCCGTGAAGCGCAAGGAGCGTGGTCAGCTGTAA
- a CDS encoding S41 family peptidase, with translation MPGLPALCLRPRDLRRGAVLTLAFLAAVATGALTGCWEHEDGATAAAALTGASATETPRGTGTADREAVARAVAEAVAEGKSGKKAAQEVVSRSGDRWGTVYDQGEYAAFAEGLDGRWTGVGVWAGRATDGVIKVDRVQPGSPAARAGVRAGDRLLSVDGHAVTGLAVTDVVALLRGDAGTPVVLNLSRDGADLTETVRREQLRTEPVTVRQRPDGVTVIKVASFTRGSGDRVKAAVRAAPPGKGVVLDLRGNPGGLVTEAVTAASAFLDGGLVATYDVRGDQRVLYAAEGGDTTRPLVTLVDGGTMSAAELVTGALQDRGRAVAVGSRTFGKGSVQMPTELPDGSVAELTVGTYRTPAGRSLDGAGITPDVPAGEAVEERAVTVLGGLGVGP, from the coding sequence ATGCCGGGACTGCCCGCTCTCTGTCTCCGGCCCCGCGACCTGCGTCGCGGGGCCGTTTTGACGTTGGCCTTCCTCGCCGCCGTCGCCACCGGTGCCTTAACCGGATGCTGGGAGCACGAGGACGGCGCCACGGCTGCTGCGGCCCTGACCGGCGCCTCCGCGACCGAGACCCCGCGCGGGACGGGCACCGCCGACCGGGAGGCCGTCGCCCGCGCCGTCGCCGAGGCCGTCGCCGAGGGGAAGTCCGGGAAGAAGGCGGCCCAGGAGGTCGTCAGCCGCAGCGGCGACCGCTGGGGCACCGTCTACGACCAGGGTGAGTACGCCGCCTTCGCCGAGGGCCTCGACGGCCGCTGGACCGGCGTCGGGGTATGGGCCGGGCGGGCCACCGACGGTGTGATCAAGGTCGACCGGGTCCAGCCCGGCAGTCCCGCCGCCCGGGCCGGAGTGCGCGCCGGGGACCGGCTGCTGAGCGTCGACGGGCACGCCGTGACGGGCCTCGCCGTGACCGACGTGGTCGCCCTGCTGCGCGGCGATGCCGGCACCCCCGTCGTGCTGAACCTGAGCCGGGACGGCGCCGACCTCACCGAGACCGTGCGCCGCGAGCAGCTGCGTACCGAGCCGGTGACCGTACGGCAGCGCCCGGACGGGGTCACGGTCATCAAGGTCGCCTCCTTCACCCGCGGTTCTGGCGATCGCGTCAAGGCCGCCGTCCGCGCGGCCCCGCCGGGCAAGGGGGTCGTGCTCGACCTGCGCGGCAACCCGGGCGGGCTGGTCACCGAGGCGGTCACCGCCGCCTCCGCCTTCCTCGACGGCGGGCTCGTGGCCACCTACGACGTACGGGGCGACCAGCGGGTCCTGTACGCGGCCGAGGGCGGGGACACCACCCGGCCGCTCGTGACCCTGGTCGACGGCGGCACGATGAGCGCGGCCGAACTCGTGACGGGTGCCCTGCAGGACCGGGGCCGGGCGGTGGCGGTGGGCAGCCGGACCTTCGGCAAGGGCTCGGTCCAGATGCCGACCGAGCTCCCGGACGGTTCGGTGGCCGAGCTGACGGTGGGCACGTACCGCACGCCGGCGGGCCGCAGTCTGGACGGCGCCGGCATCACCCCGGACGTGCCGGCGGGCGAGGCGGTCGAGGAGCGGGCCGTCACGGTATTGGGTGGCCTCGGGGTGGGTCCGTAG
- the ftsX gene encoding permease-like cell division protein FtsX, with the protein MRAQFVMSEIGVGLRRNLTMTFAVIISVGLSLALFGGSMLMSEQVSKMKGYWYDKANVSIYLCNKQDAVEASEAAAKKADGSPAASTGVTTCAKGAVTDEQKKQIESELKKMSLVKSVAYESADEAYKHYQERFGNTALASSITPDQMQESFRVKLKDPEKYKVVTSAFVGRDGIHTVDDQRQAIDDLFRILNYLNIAALAIMLIMLIVALLLIVNTVRVSAFSRRRETGIMRLVGASSFYIQVPFIMEAAVAGLIGALFACGMLVSGQYFVIDHGVGLRDKIQLIDFMGWGSVLAKLPYVLFIGLLMPSMAAFIALRKYLKV; encoded by the coding sequence ATGCGCGCCCAGTTCGTCATGTCGGAGATCGGCGTCGGTCTCCGTCGCAATCTCACCATGACCTTCGCGGTCATCATCTCGGTGGGCCTCTCCCTGGCCCTGTTCGGCGGCTCCATGCTCATGAGCGAGCAGGTGAGCAAGATGAAGGGCTACTGGTACGACAAGGCCAACGTCTCGATCTACCTCTGCAACAAGCAGGACGCCGTGGAGGCGAGCGAGGCGGCCGCCAAGAAGGCCGACGGTTCGCCTGCGGCCTCCACGGGCGTCACCACCTGCGCCAAGGGTGCGGTGACGGACGAGCAGAAGAAGCAGATCGAGTCCGAACTCAAGAAGATGTCCCTGGTGAAGTCCGTCGCCTACGAGTCGGCGGACGAGGCGTACAAGCACTACCAGGAGCGGTTCGGGAACACGGCGCTCGCCTCCTCCATCACCCCGGACCAGATGCAGGAGTCCTTCCGGGTCAAGCTGAAGGACCCGGAGAAGTACAAGGTCGTCACCTCCGCCTTCGTCGGCCGCGACGGCATCCACACCGTCGACGACCAGCGCCAGGCCATCGACGACCTCTTCCGGATCCTCAACTACCTGAACATCGCGGCGCTCGCCATCATGCTGATCATGCTGATCGTGGCGCTGCTGCTGATCGTCAACACCGTGCGCGTCTCGGCCTTCAGCCGACGGCGTGAGACGGGGATCATGCGGCTGGTGGGTGCGTCCAGCTTCTACATCCAGGTCCCCTTCATCATGGAGGCGGCCGTCGCCGGCCTCATCGGCGCGCTCTTCGCCTGCGGCATGCTCGTCTCCGGCCAGTACTTCGTGATCGACCACGGCGTCGGCCTGCGGGACAAGATCCAGCTCATCGACTTCATGGGCTGGGGATCGGTGCTGGCCAAGCTCCCGTACGTACTCTTCATCGGCCTCCTGATGCCCTCCATGGCCGCCTTCATCGCTCTGCGCAAGTACCTGAAGGTGTGA
- the ftsE gene encoding cell division ATP-binding protein FtsE — protein sequence MIRFDSVSKSYPKQSRPALREVSLDIAKGEFVFLVGSSGSGKSTFLRLILREERASHGQVHVLGKDLAKLSNWKVPQMRRQLGTVFQDFRLLPNKTVAENVAFAQEVIGKPRGEIRKAVPQVLELVGLGGKEERMPGELSGGEQQRVAIARAFVNRPALLIADEPTGNLDPQTSVGIMKLLDRINRTGTTVIMATHDQQIVDQMRKRVIELEQGRLVRDQSRGVYGYQH from the coding sequence GTGATCCGATTCGACAGTGTCTCCAAGTCCTACCCGAAGCAGAGCCGTCCCGCACTCAGGGAAGTCTCCCTCGACATCGCGAAGGGCGAGTTCGTCTTCCTCGTCGGCTCCTCCGGCTCCGGCAAGTCCACCTTCCTGCGGCTCATCCTGCGCGAGGAGCGGGCGAGCCACGGCCAGGTGCACGTCCTGGGCAAGGACCTCGCCAAGCTCTCCAACTGGAAGGTTCCGCAGATGCGGCGCCAGCTGGGGACCGTCTTCCAGGACTTCCGCCTGCTCCCCAACAAGACGGTGGCCGAGAACGTGGCCTTCGCCCAGGAAGTCATCGGCAAGCCGCGGGGCGAGATCCGCAAGGCCGTCCCGCAGGTCCTCGAACTCGTGGGTCTGGGCGGGAAGGAGGAACGGATGCCCGGCGAGCTCTCCGGCGGTGAGCAGCAGCGCGTGGCCATCGCCCGCGCCTTCGTCAACCGCCCCGCCCTGCTGATCGCGGACGAGCCCACCGGCAACCTCGACCCGCAGACCTCGGTCGGGATCATGAAGCTGCTGGACCGGATCAACCGGACCGGCACCACCGTGATCATGGCCACCCACGACCAGCAGATCGTCGACCAGATGCGCAAGCGCGTCATCGAACTCGAACAGGGCCGACTCGTGCGCGACCAGTCGCGCGGCGTCTACGGCTACCAGCACTGA
- the prfB gene encoding peptide chain release factor 2 has product MAVVDVSEELKSLSSTMGSIEAVLDLDKLRADIAVLEEQAAAPSLWDDPEAAQKITSKLSHLQAEVRKAETLRGRIDDLGVLFDLAQEMDDADTLAEAEAELISVRKALDEMEVRTLLSGEYAEREALVNIRAEAGGVDASDFAERLQRMYLRWAERHGYSTEIYETSYAEEAGIKSTTFVVKAPYAYGTLSVEQGTHRLVRISPFDNQGRRQTSFAGVEVLPVVETSDHVEIDEAELRVDVYRASGPGGQGVNTTDSAVRITHLPTGIVVSCQNERSQIQNRASAMNVLQAKLLERRRQEEKDRMDALKDGGSSWGNQMRSYVLHPYQMVKDLRTEFEVGNPQAVLDGEIDGFLEAGIRWRKQQEQTA; this is encoded by the coding sequence GTGGCAGTCGTCGATGTTTCCGAAGAGCTGAAGTCCCTCTCCTCGACCATGGGGTCGATCGAGGCCGTCCTGGACCTCGACAAGCTGAGGGCAGATATCGCCGTGCTCGAGGAGCAGGCCGCTGCGCCGTCCCTGTGGGACGACCCGGAGGCCGCCCAGAAGATCACGAGCAAGCTTTCGCACCTCCAGGCGGAGGTCCGCAAGGCCGAGACGCTGCGGGGGCGCATCGACGACCTCGGGGTGCTCTTCGACCTCGCCCAGGAAATGGACGACGCGGACACCCTGGCCGAGGCCGAGGCCGAGCTGATCTCCGTCCGCAAGGCGCTGGACGAGATGGAGGTCCGGACCCTGCTCTCCGGCGAGTACGCCGAGCGCGAGGCCCTGGTCAACATCCGCGCCGAGGCCGGCGGCGTCGACGCCTCCGACTTCGCCGAGCGCCTCCAGCGCATGTACCTGCGCTGGGCCGAGCGGCACGGCTACTCGACCGAGATCTACGAGACCTCGTACGCGGAAGAGGCCGGCATCAAGTCGACCACCTTCGTCGTGAAGGCCCCGTACGCCTACGGAACGCTCTCCGTCGAGCAGGGCACCCACCGCCTCGTGCGCATCTCGCCCTTCGACAACCAGGGCCGCCGCCAGACCTCCTTCGCGGGCGTCGAGGTGCTCCCGGTCGTGGAGACCAGCGACCACGTCGAGATCGACGAGGCCGAGCTGCGCGTCGACGTGTACCGCGCCTCCGGCCCCGGCGGCCAGGGCGTCAACACCACCGACTCCGCGGTCCGCATCACGCACCTCCCGACCGGCATCGTGGTCTCCTGCCAGAACGAGCGCTCGCAGATCCAGAACAGGGCGAGCGCCATGAACGTCCTCCAGGCCAAGCTGCTGGAGCGGCGCCGCCAGGAGGAGAAGGACAGGATGGACGCCCTCAAGGACGGCGGCAGCTCCTGGGGCAACCAGATGCGGTCCTACGTCCTGCACCCGTACCAGATGGTCAAGGACCTGCGGACGGAGTTCGAGGTCGGCAACCCGCAGGCGGTGCTCGACGGCGAGATCGACGGCTTCCTGGAGGCCGGGATCCGCTGGCGCAAGCAGCAGGAGCAGACCGCGTAA